The following proteins are co-located in the Prinia subflava isolate CZ2003 ecotype Zambia chromosome 16, Cam_Psub_1.2, whole genome shotgun sequence genome:
- the LOC134558901 gene encoding ovomucoid-like — protein MRLAGTWALLALAALCLALFTADAAPQNEVDCSEYRRLERGRPIYCERLYQPFCGSDGKTYNNKCSFCKAVLRSRGALHVKQAGAC, from the exons ATGAGGCTCGCAGGTACCTGGGCGCTCCTGGcgctggcagctctgtgcttggCAC TTTTCACTGCAGATGCTGCCCCACAGAATGAG GTGGACTGCAGCGAGTacaggaggctggagagggggaGGCCCATTTACTGTGAGAGGCTCTACCAGCCCTTCTGCGGCTCCGACGGCAAAACCTACAACAACAAATGCTCCTTctgcaaggctgtgct gaggagcagaggagcccTGCACGTGAAGCAGGCGGGGGCCTGCTGA